The stretch of DNA TCATCCATTAAAAACCATGTTAGATAACCTTACATATTTATAGATTCAGCCACTTATTCATGTAAAAATACAACTACACCAAATGTTAAAAAAATTAACATTATTCTAAAGGGGGAGAAAAATGGATACTTTATTTTTAATGAACAGTTTATGGGTAATGGTTAGTGCTGTACTCGTTATTTTAATGATCGGAGGGTTCATCCTTCTTGAAACCGGATCAACAAGAATGAAGAATGCAGGACATATTGCGGGGAAAACCATCCTTACCTTTGGAATAAGCTCCATCGTGTTTTGGGCAATAGGGTATGGATTGATCTTTGGGAAAGGAAATCCTATCATTGGTTTTTCCGACTTCTTATATTCCGGGTATGATATCAAAGGCTTATCATTATCTGGTTCGGTATTCTTTTTATTCCAATTAGCTTTTGCAGGAATTTCATTAACCATCGCATTTGGCGGATTTGCCGAACGTGCTAAATTGAGTGCCTACCTTGTCTTTGCCGTACTTTTCTCAGTCATCGTCTATCCTCCAATCGCTCACTGGATTTGGGGAGGTGGCTGGTTAGCTGAACATGGAAAACAGGATTTTGCAGGTTCAACGGTTGTTCACTTAACAGGAGCAATGGCAGCTCTTGCGGCTACTATTCTCTTAAAACCTCGGATTGGGAAGTTTAATAAAGATGGTTCAGCCAATAACCTTTCCGGTCATAACCAAGTCTTCACTGCGTTAAGCGTATTACTTTTATGGGTTGGCTGGTTTGGATTTAATGCAGGTAGTACCCTATCCGTTGACAAAGGATTTTTCGGATTCGTAGCCATTAATACGAATCTAGCGGCTGCAGCTGGAACGGTTGCTGCAATGATTATTTCTTGGATAGTATTGGGTAAAGCTGATGTACCTATGATGTTAAACGGCGCGTTAGCTGGTTTAGTTGCTATTACAGCCTCTTGTGCATTTGTTGATACATGGGCTGCTGTTCTAATAGGCTTTATTTCCGGCATCCTCGTTTTTTATAGCATTCGGTTCTTTGAAAGCAGAGGAATTGATGATCCGATAGCAGCCTTGTCTGTGCATGGAACGGCTGGTGTATGGGGGACCCTATCCACTGGGTTCTTTGCAACAAAAGAATTAGCCACTGTTGGAAAGCCTGGGTTATTTTACGGAGGAGGATTCCACCAGCTGGGCGTTCAAGCACTTGGCGTATTCACTTGTGCAGCCTTCGCCTTCATTGTTTCGTTTATCTTACTCGCCCTAATGAAAAAGTTTATGAATGGACTGCGTGTAACAGAGGAAGAGGAAATCATCGGCCTCGATATGAGCGAGCATGGTAGCTATGGATACCCAGAATTGCTTACAACTGAGCAAAGAAAGGCACAATAATAAAGTGAATCCGGCGAGACTGACTCCCATTCATGCGGGTCAGCCTCTGCCTTTTTCATTTTCGATAGGAGGTGGTAAGGATGGATTCTACAACATACAAAAACATAGGAAATTATAGAAAGTCTCATATACTACAAGTCTCACATGATCATTTTCAATTAAACAAACTACATCATCAAATTTTGACTAAAGTTTTAGAAGCAGCTATCAATCAGATTTCCGCTCGCTTCGGTCCCCCGCCCTCTCCCTTCTCCTTCTTTGTCATGGGCAGTGCTGGCCGCCAAGAGCAATCGATTTGGAGCGACCAGGATCATGGGATCGTTTATCAGGATCTAAGTGAAGAGGGAAAGCCTTATTTTTTGGCACTTGGAAAAGAAATCTCAAAAGGACTTTATCAAGCTGGATATCCTTATTGTGACGGGGGAATCATGGCAGGTAATCCTTTTTGGTGTAAATCCATAACCGAGTGGCAGGAACAGCTTGCGAAGTGGACAATGGAAGCGTCCTGGGAGTCCATCAGGTATCTGCTGATTTTTCTTGATGCTCGGTCAATTTATGGTGAAGATGAGTATGTGAGTGTGTTAAAACAACAAATCTATCAAACGGTTAACAAAAAACATCTTCATACAAAATTACTCAATAATACATTGCATCTGAAAAAAGGAATAAACGTGTTAGGTCAGCTTTTAGTAGAGACACACGGCCCCCATACAGGTTCATTAAACCTGAAAGAACTCGGCTTTTTACCCTATGTGAATGCCGTACGGTTGGCAGCTATTAAAGAGAATGTGTTGGAAACATCTACTCTATCGCGATTAGAAAAAATACATGCGACATGGCTGTCTGCTAAAGAAAGAGAGTTCTATATCGATCAATTTTCACGGTTGCTTAACTACCGGCTTTTATTTTGTCATTCAAGCGATTATGATTCCGGTCACTACTTGCCCATCAACCGTTTATCGAAGGATCAAACGAAAGAGATAAAAGAAATCATAAAGAGTGGAGCCACCCTCTATCATACCGTTAGAAAGTTACTAGAGAAGGAAGATTATTATGGGGATGAATGAGATGATCCAATTTTTCAAACAAATATCGGGTAAGCTGAGTCCTACTATTTATGCAGGGGTACAAGGGCAAACGACTCCACAGCAAATCGCTTTTCTTAGACAGTTACAAAGAGAAATGAAACAAAAAAGTACCTTAGACTCCCCTCTTAATGAATTGAAAGTAGTCGTGTTTGACTTAGAAACGACTGGATTTTATCCAGACAAAGGGGATCAAGTGATTTCCATTGGAGCTGTGAAGATGGTGGGCTGCCAAATCAAAGAGTCAGAAACATTCTATTCTTTGGTTCAATCGGACCTTCCACTTTCGGAAGAAGTTTCTACACTTACTAATATTCAAGAATCGGAGTTGCGAGCGGCACCGCCTGCATCGGATGTCTTAATCCAATTTATAAAGTTTATTAATAGTGATATTTTGATCGCACACCATGCAAATCATGAACAATCCTTTATGCAAAAAATGACTTGGGACCTTTTACGAACAAAATTTAATCACCGAATTATAGATACGTCGTTCTTAATTCGACTTTTTAACCCTTCTTTCAAATCCTTACCCCTTGAAGAGGTTTGTACTCAATGTGAAATTGAAATAAAAAATCGGCATCACGCCCTCGGGGATGCCACGATGACGGCACAAATTTGGGGCTATTTTTTGCAGCAGGCCCAAATAAAAGGATTTCGTAATTTACAGGAGGTGTATGAATACCTCGCTAAAATAGGTTAATAGAAAACACTATCCTAAAAGTGTTTTCTTCTATCATTATCATTAATATTTTTAATCATTTCAATCGCGAACCTCTTATATTTCCCCCCCAACCTCTCTATTTAAAAAATTTTTTTAAAAATTTTTCCCCTCCTTTTTCCTATAAGAACAAGAATGAAAACGCTACCAATTTTTTTGACTGTTTTGAATTGTCAGATTTTAATGTTGACCATGTTATCTTTTGGTTGTATGATTATCGAAAATAATCATCTAAACATTTACACAGCCTTTGCACATCACGTTTTCAACGATGGGCAAGGGAATTCTTTTTAAAAAAATATTTAATCATTTAAAGCGGTTTATCACTAAAGAGGAGTGGTTAGGTTGGGAAGTCAATGGATATTCCTTGGCGGCGAGTTCGTCAAGAAAGAGGATGCTGTTATTTCAGTATATGATCACGGTTTTTTATATGGAGATGGAGTATTTGAAGGCATTCGTGTATACAGCGGAAACGTCTTTAGACTCGACGCTCACCTGAAAAGACTGTACGAATCAGCTCAATCCATTATGCTGAATATTCCATATACACAGGAGGAAATGACGCAATTAGTTGTTGAGACCATTAGAAAAAATCAGCTGGACAGCGCCTATATTCGTGTCGTTGTTTCACGTGGTAGAGGAAATTTAGGCCTGGACCCTTCATCCTGCTCCAATCCAAACGTAATCATTATTGCTGAGGAACTAACCATGTATCCAAAGGAATTTTACGAAAATGGAATTAAAATAGCCTCCGTAGCGAGCAGAAGGAATCGCCCAGATGTTCTAAGTCCACAAATTAAATCGCTTAATTACTTAAATAATATCCTTGTTAAATTAGAAGCCAATCAAGTAGGGGTTCAGGAAGCCCTTATGTTGAATGACCAAGGTTATGTAACTGAAGGATCTGCTGACAATATCTTCATTGTAAAGAATGGTGTCATTTACACCCCTCCTGTTTACTTAGGAGCTTTAGAAGGAATTACTCGGAACGCCATCA from Bacillus sp. SLBN-46 encodes:
- a CDS encoding ammonium transporter, whose product is MDTLFLMNSLWVMVSAVLVILMIGGFILLETGSTRMKNAGHIAGKTILTFGISSIVFWAIGYGLIFGKGNPIIGFSDFLYSGYDIKGLSLSGSVFFLFQLAFAGISLTIAFGGFAERAKLSAYLVFAVLFSVIVYPPIAHWIWGGGWLAEHGKQDFAGSTVVHLTGAMAALAATILLKPRIGKFNKDGSANNLSGHNQVFTALSVLLLWVGWFGFNAGSTLSVDKGFFGFVAINTNLAAAAGTVAAMIISWIVLGKADVPMMLNGALAGLVAITASCAFVDTWAAVLIGFISGILVFYSIRFFESRGIDDPIAALSVHGTAGVWGTLSTGFFATKELATVGKPGLFYGGGFHQLGVQALGVFTCAAFAFIVSFILLALMKKFMNGLRVTEEEEIIGLDMSEHGSYGYPELLTTEQRKAQ
- a CDS encoding DUF294 nucleotidyltransferase-like domain-containing protein yields the protein MDSTTYKNIGNYRKSHILQVSHDHFQLNKLHHQILTKVLEAAINQISARFGPPPSPFSFFVMGSAGRQEQSIWSDQDHGIVYQDLSEEGKPYFLALGKEISKGLYQAGYPYCDGGIMAGNPFWCKSITEWQEQLAKWTMEASWESIRYLLIFLDARSIYGEDEYVSVLKQQIYQTVNKKHLHTKLLNNTLHLKKGINVLGQLLVETHGPHTGSLNLKELGFLPYVNAVRLAAIKENVLETSTLSRLEKIHATWLSAKEREFYIDQFSRLLNYRLLFCHSSDYDSGHYLPINRLSKDQTKEIKEIIKSGATLYHTVRKLLEKEDYYGDE
- a CDS encoding exonuclease domain-containing protein, with product MNEMIQFFKQISGKLSPTIYAGVQGQTTPQQIAFLRQLQREMKQKSTLDSPLNELKVVVFDLETTGFYPDKGDQVISIGAVKMVGCQIKESETFYSLVQSDLPLSEEVSTLTNIQESELRAAPPASDVLIQFIKFINSDILIAHHANHEQSFMQKMTWDLLRTKFNHRIIDTSFLIRLFNPSFKSLPLEEVCTQCEIEIKNRHHALGDATMTAQIWGYFLQQAQIKGFRNLQEVYEYLAKIG
- the ilvE gene encoding branched-chain-amino-acid transaminase, whose product is MGSQWIFLGGEFVKKEDAVISVYDHGFLYGDGVFEGIRVYSGNVFRLDAHLKRLYESAQSIMLNIPYTQEEMTQLVVETIRKNQLDSAYIRVVVSRGRGNLGLDPSSCSNPNVIIIAEELTMYPKEFYENGIKIASVASRRNRPDVLSPQIKSLNYLNNILVKLEANQVGVQEALMLNDQGYVTEGSADNIFIVKNGVIYTPPVYLGALEGITRNAIIDVARAKGYEVRESPFTRHDVYVADEVFLTGTAVEVIAVIEVDQRVIKNGKPGEVTTELLKEFRRIVTTDGVACYPEGANHAIVS